The segment GCTTTCTCACTCGTATGGATTAGACACAAAGTAGCTGGGGTTCGAATTCAGCTCGCCGGTGGTACCAGGGCGCCGGTGCTAGCAGCCAACCTGCTTTCCGGTATGAAGACGCAAGAAACTACTTTACAATTTCTTCAGCATTGATTCTATTCACTAACACGCCGTTTCAAAATACAGCTACCAAACTATATATTGATATTGGGACCCATCAGTATAATAACAAGCTCGCCCAATGGTGTAATGGTATATTGGACAGCAAGCAAAGCAACTATGCCGAGTTTAGTTTGACCGGGAAGAAAAGAGTTCTCATTACACGGGAGCCTGAGCAGATCAAGGCCATCTTAGCTACCAAATTTGCCAACTTCGGACATGGTCCCCAGTGGCACCGTCTATGGCGACCATTTCTCGGGAAGGGCATATTTGCGACTGACGGTGATGATTGGCATCGCAGCAGGGGACTAATTCGGCCAATGTTTGTCAAGGACAGACTGCGAAATCTGGTGATTTTCGACAATTGTACCAGGAAACTCTTGTCAACGTTGCCACCATCTGGGACGACAGTGGACATCAAGGACGTGTTTTACAGATGGACTCTGGATACTACTACGGAGTTTCTCCTGGGAGAAAATACCAATAGTCTGGACAAGTAAGTAACTAGTAACCAGTTACATACTCACAAGGTTGTATATGCTAACTATGGCATCTATAAAGCCCCCATAATGAAGTTGCAGAGGCAATGTCTGTCGCTCAAAGGATTCAAATGTACATATTCGTCTTAAAGTATGCCATTTCCCTGAACCATTGTCGCAAAGCACGTTTTAACAAATCCTACAGTCCAATAGCCCCTCTGATTCCAAAAGGAGATTATTATCGTTCCATCAGAAAACTGGAAGAATTCATTGAACCAATAATCCAACGCGCTATTTCATTACCTCAACAtgagctcgaggagcttTCAAAAATTGACACTCAATATACCTTTCTTCATAGTATCGCTCGAGTAACAAAAGACCCAAAAATAATTCGGGACGAAATCATGTCAGTCCTCCTGGCTGGGAGGGATACTACTGCAGCTACATTGTCGTGGGCTATGTATGAGATGGCATATGTCCCCGAGACTTGGGCGAAGCTGCGCGAGGAGATCCTCAACGAATTAGGTCCCCACGGCATGCCGACGTATGAAACACTAAAGAACATACAGTACCTGAAGAATGTCCTCAACGAGGTGCTTCGGCTTCACCCAGCTGTACCGATCAACATGCGTCAAGCTTTAGAGGACACTGTGATCCCAGGTGCTCCTGGCCAACCCGACGTCGCCCTCCTGAAGGGAGATACGGTCACAATCAACACAATCGGCATGCATGCCCGAAAAGACTTGTATCCTCCCATTTCCAAACATTTTGCTGATCCGGCCATTTTCAGTCCAGAACGTTGGGAGCATTGGATCCCGACCCCGTGGACCTATACGCCGTTTAGTGGCGGACCTAGGATATGTGTGGGTCAGAACTTTGCTTTGACTGAAATGGCCTTTTGCTGTGAGTCGATATAAGTCGTCAAAGTCCATATAGAAAGGAGATTTTTGCTTACTGACACGCTTTGGTGCAGTGGTTCGCTTAGCCCAAACATATGAGAGGCTCGAGTATCGAGGAGACTGGCATGCACAGCGCTTACGGGCTGACATTATCGGGACGCCCGCACTTGAAGTGCCCATAGCGCTGTTCGAGCCATAAATTTTCAACGTATATATGAATGAAACGATGAAACGACACGATGCGGAATGCGGCAATGAATTTGATTCCGTTTCAGACACAAAAATTCTTCTCTATTTATCCATAACTCCCTGGTAGATACCCAAATACAATTCGTACACATGAATGAATAAGGAAATGAGTGTGGCCTACAATTAAGTTGCCATTATCGAGCGCAACCACAAGAGCATCAAGATTGGAGAAAGGCTCATGCACTCCTTTGCAACCACCCTGTCCACGGTGTACTCAAAACCTTGCCTTTATCATCAAATTTAATGCCCTCGCCCTTGAGAAGACTTCGTTTCTCATCGAGCGTGATTCCCTCTCCATCCCGCGGCCATTTTCCCTTGAAACCTCCCAGCGTCATACCAGTCGCGACGACTCTGTGACAAGGGACTTCAGGTGCGAAAGGATTGCGTCGCAGGGCATTGCCTACCGCCCTGGGTGACGAGCCAAGGTACTTGGAGAGTAGACCGTAGGTAGTGACCTGGCCCTCGGGGATGTGGCAAAGCGCCGTCCAGACTCGCTTCTCAAAATCCGTACGGCTGGAGCGGGCGATTCGTGAGAGTTGCACTTGCATGCTCGCAGGGGTACTTGCTGGCATGGCCGACTTCTTGCGGGATGTTTTGGCGCCCGAGGCAGCGGGATTGCCGTCTTTGCGTTTGCCGTACAGGGCCATTGGGGATCGGCAAACCCGTGTGCGTTGAACGGAAGCTCGTGTCCGGGTATGTGAAATTGTATACAAGAATGGATGGGGCAGAGAGCGTTTGGGAATTGTTTACAAATGGGATAATCAGAGGAGTGTAGTGGAGGTTGAGCTGCGCACAATTATATATGTTTTTTCTTGGGTTGTTGCTTTGGATGTGTTAGCCAAGTGCTTCTTCCATGGGAAGGAAGTATTGATCGGCCCGCGTGAATCGTCAACTCGAATGACAAACCCAGGCGTGAATCTTCCACATCGAAAGCAACACGCGACGCCAACCCACGTGACGCCACTTACGCGCTTCGTTGTCGAATCGAACGAACCCAGCGAGTAATTCCAAAGCAATTGCGACTAAACAGTCATTTATGACTCTATCGGACATGAAGACTATGGAGATTTTTAGTGATCATATCAGCATTAGTATCATTACGCTACATATGTTTCTATTCAATGCAGCATTCTAGCACAATCCTCCCAATGACTTTGTCCGCCGTgagtacatgtacaatgAGTGGGACTGATGATTTAATAACTTTGCAGGCATTCCTGCGAATATGCCGTCCGTGTGAAATACAAGTCCAATGATGCGCCACATGATGCTATGACATCTTCTACGATTTCGGCCGGTCGTGCTGGTTGATGGTATCGTGAGACGATTGTGTTGAAAATGGCCTTCAATACAAAAGTCCGAGTTGTCAGGAACCTGCGAAACCGCACGAGACTTCCCTCGTCAGAAATTTGTGCTCCGTGAGATGCAGTGTTTGTGTAATATATAGCCGCCCTCGTCTCAGGGACGGTATGAGCATGTTTCTTATCTCGCTGTTGCTGTATTGTTCTTTCTCTGCGTTTTACACCATGAAGGattcgccgcagccgcatTGTTCCTCTGTATATCCCGGTCAGCGCCTGCTTGATCCTCCCCGGTTCAaggcaaaaagaagaagaagaacgtACTTATGTTGGGATTCTTGAAAACGAACCGTTGGTTCAGCTTGTCCTCGGCCCAGTCCATTTCGGTTCCGATGATGCTAAACAGGGCTTTGCTATCGATGAGCACCTTGACTCCATCTTGCTCGACCATCTCATCAAATGTGCCAGGCTTGTCCACATATTCCAGGTGATACGCCAGACCACTGCAGCCCCGGTTACGAACGCCGACTTTGATGATCTTGGGCTCCGGCTGGTCTAGCATCGACCGAAGCTGCTCTACAGCGGCGGGCGTGAGTTTCATGGCCGCTTTCCGAGGACGTAACTTTGGCCGTGGGCGCGTAGCTCTGGGCTTTTGTGCTGCTGGTTCGCTTGCCTTTGAGATTGACGCTGGCTCTTTCGCTAGCTCTTTCGCTGGCGCTTTCGAGTCTGGAGTGGCGGGCGGTGTTGCGGGAGTTGCTTGTCTTGGTGGCGGGCGTGTCTCGTGGACCTGTGGCAGAGCCTCTGGGGGGGCTATCGGGGTCTCTGGAATGCTATCCCTATTGACATTGCGGGTGGTGGATGTCGGTAATGAGTATGAATGATATGCTGAGGCGAATTGTCGACGCGCCGAAATCTGCCGAAGTGAGTGGCAACTTTGTCGGAGTGCGACACGAGCTACCAGAGTGCGGGCGTTCATCTCGGCGGCATGAGGTCCAAATTGTATTCGCGAAATCAGTTCAGTAatggtgctgctggactgGCAGGGTTGCTCATGCTGGATTTCACGAGGTGTTTGTTGGAAGAAGCAATCGATTGTCTTCTCCAGGTCGGCTGACAAAGGCATCGACAAACGGATGGGGCTTCGGTTACCGTGTGGCATGATTGAGTAATGCCGCATCCGGCCGAGCCAATCAGCGACTACAAATTACTAACTGCGCATGTTGCCACTCTGGAATAGGGTAGGCATTTAGACACGGGTCACGACGAAGTTCTGGCATGGATGGGATTTAACACAATATTAAAGTACCAACATgtaatactagtagtaataaTGGCGATATTGATAACAATATGATTTTCAACCCATTTTTGGCAACATATACACAGCTTAGGCATTGCCCACTTGGCCCGGAACCTGTGTGGTGTTTTTGATCTTCTCGACGTAtctctcttcttcgtctttaTCCAGCCTGGATAtgatttttcttcttcttttttttttcgagcTCGTAGTTTATAATAACACGATGGATTTTCAAGGTGCTGTAATATGTCGGGTGAAAGATGATTTACCTCGCCACAGCCGAGTAAGCAGGCAACAGGTGCTAACACAGTCCCGAGATAGTACCTCCATACGACCGGACCGGACAGATTCGTGAGTGTTTGGAACCAGACTCACGCTTCACCGCATTTTACACTAAAATCCCATGTCGCGGACCTTTGTAAATGCACAACATGGGACGAAGCAGGTTCCGTTTGTTCACATACGGCATGTCGCGATCAAACCAGCTGGCTACCCTAAACACTAAAATACTCACAATCAAGATTCCAACAAACTGCTATGCTGTACCGTGACCAAATGCACTGTTAATTCAGCCACTGCAGTTCAACCCCGTGGCATCGCAACAGGCACCGGCGAGATTCTAGTCCGCTCAGCCCTTGGACGAGCATGTTGAACGGCATTCAACAACTCAGCCGGAACACAACCATGCTCCATCGTACTCCCGTAACCCCGTGCTCAATGTCTAGATGCTGAAATGGCCCTACGGAACAAGTCGCATGCAACCAAGTGGGCACTTGCAAAGGGGCACGTCCATCTTCCCATGGCACCGGTACTGGCCCTCATGCAAGATGACCGCCAGATTCTTGCCTCTCAACTGGGGACGCGTGTTTGGACGACGCTAAAAAGAGGTGATCAACACGGCTTAATCGATTCCTCGCATTCATGCCCAGAGACGACTTTTCCTTGCTGGGAAGTTGGACGGCGCGAGTAGTAGACGCCATTGAATGCTCCGTTCTCTCTCCGCGACTCGACTCGACCGGCAGGCAAATGAGTACTCGACTGATTCCGCATGACAAGGGGCTATTGTGGattcgaaaaaaaaaatagccAAGTGAGACCtggggccatggcagcccaAAGCCAGGAGACCCCAGCATCGGGAGCGGGATCCGGTCAGAAAGAAGAATATGACAAGAGTCTgagtagtatgtatgtaccacggagtagtagtagtagtagtagtagcgGTCTgggccggcttcttctcctcccggAGAGGCCAAATTATTACGTGGTCACAATAGCCAGAGCGTCCCAGTGACATGGGACGAACAGACCCTGCGGAAATCACATGCAGCGGACAATTTTATGGCCCGCTCTGTCGGCTTgccatgtacatatgtagaaTGCAAGTCCGGATGTTGCACCTGCCGTAATGTACAAGCAATTGAGCAAGGAGGCGGATATTTGGATATATCACTCCATGGTGGGAGAGCTTTACATCTTACTTGTCGATAGAATAGCCGGGCGGATCTTTGCTTTTTAGACTTGCGCCAGGCGGTCTTTCCTTGTTTTTGTTAtcctctctcttttttcttccccctctccctcttTTCGAATTCATCTCATAGCCGCTCAGGTGCCCAATTCTCCTCCTTGTGTCCGGGGTGCATACCAGTTGGCGAAACCACCGCCCATTCGAGACCCAATTCGCACAACACAACATAATTTGCCTGATAGGGAACCTGGACAACGGGGACGACGGTGGCAAGGCGGTTCTGTGACGGAAGCAATGCGGGCCGTGATGGGACGACGGGCAAAAGTGCCAGGGTCCGCGGCGGGCTCGTAACATCGCCAATATGAACGACGTGGTCACATACGCCGGGCCTTGCATTAGGGCGCCACGAGTAACACGACCGGACTCTTTGCATGTCAGGCCACTGCCGACATTGGCGGTTCGTGTTACTCCCACAAGGATCAATCAAACGGTGGCTTAGCCAGAGGCAACACCCCTCCGTAATAGTAAATGGTGAacgcatgtacggagtagtattcCAGTGGAAGCCATCGTCTTCCTCCGTGGTTCCCCTCCCGTTCAGTTGGTCCGTGAGTATCCCCATTTTACAGCTCAAATGTTCTGCATCGTATTTGTATAGCCTCCTGAAATGTAGTAGTATATTGCGCCGAGGACATGCTATATCACGATACAACGTAACAATTGTCGTATTACGCTGCATGATGCTCAGTAAAAGCGTTGACCACGCAAATTTAAGCGAACCCACATGGCGATCGCGTAAATGGCTTCGATAGGAAAGAGGGCTCTGGCTGGACTAGAAATACCATGTATGCTCTGGATCCGAGTAGAAAGTACGCAGAGGTCGGGAGGACAAGTCCAGCATTCCGTAGCATCTGTGTCCTTGGCACTAGTTCTAGCCCTTTCTAGCACATTACATCTCACCTTGTGCAGTAATAGCTTGGTAGGGCCCTCGGGTTTCGATCCATTCGCGATCGGCGTGATATTCACCAGTTTGGTGTCCTAAAACCTGTTTGCATAGCGCACGCCGAATGAGGATTTACTAGGTCTTTTGCCTCGGTATCCAATGTCCACAGTGACGAAAGGCATCCATACTAGTCAGCAGGGGCTGATAGCATCTGATGTCTAAGGAATAACCAATCCGTACTCAATTACAGAAAGTAAATCAACTTCAAACACCCGCGTCTCCGTAGTGCTATATTAGCGTCAAGGCCCGGTTACCTTCTCCCAGGCTCAAAAGTCTGCGTTTTCAAACCGGCAGTGTTCACGGCACTCGAATTCCAATTACCGCCAAGCATATCAACTAGCAGCCAAGTGACAAATCGCAAGACCAGTCAATACTACCTTGCCAGGGAAAATGGAGTGCCCAACGCAGTAGATGTCCGAGGCTTGGGTCTGCATCTGAGGACTTTTGTAACCATTCATACAATTTGTATTGTCGTTGTTCCAACGTATACCTTACTGTGTCGAACTGTATGCCGTGAACATGGTGCAAGTGATTGCCTATGCTCCTCGACAGTTTTGAAAGTTGATGGTTCTTCAGATTCTAACGAAGAGATGCAATGGCTCTAATCCAAGATTCTTTGTGCATAACACGAGGATAAGGGTCTTTACTAACCCACTGTTCATGCCGTAGTAGTCCCCACGAAAGGCCACAGGAAGGTCAAGGTTTACGAGGCCTCTGAGCTTTCAATATCCAACACAAGATAGAGGCGTGTTGTGCGTATTCAAATCAAATGTCATACCgtttggccatggcctgtgGCCAGCGAGGTTCGATTGCTCCCTTGGGTGAATTCAGGTAGCTTTTGCGGACTGCGATtcgagagaggaagagagggcATTCTTTGTTTTGCACATCCTGCAGCGGTAATCATTGCGAGTGTAACTCGGACGGAACTCGAAGTACGGGACGGGGGCTCACCAGAAGAAAAGTGTGCATGCCTGCCACCTGGAAGGTGATGGCAACGACAAGTCTggtcgtctttggcggctACCAGGCCTCGGCGTTGCTTGCCCTGTCTAGACGGAGTAGTTTTTCCATGGTACGGGCCAATCTGATGTATGGAACCTTCTCCCCGCGGATGTCGGGAGCACCTGTTGGCCTTTATGGAGTTGGATGAAGAGCTTGCAAGGCTAATCGGAGGGCCCCAATATCGAAAGAGTTCCATCTGGCATGGCCGATCTCGTACCTGCAACTTGACCGGCAAGCTAGTCGAGCCTTTGGGTCTCGAGTCTTTTCCAACGTTGTTGGTTCGACCAACAGTTGAAGAGACGACAGCAACCACGCATCGGTCAGCGGCTGCTCTTTCCCTGCTGGGTCGGGGTTGAAGACGGGCCAGCAAATAGCGGAACGCGGAAGGCGCTGCCGTCCCCAATCACCACGCTTGTGGCTCTTGGCCCGTCCCGTTGAACGGCGAGACGCGGATCCAATTGCCCAACATCTGAAATTTCCAATATTCTAATGTTCCCACTCCTAGTAgcagtactactagtagtaataCCGGCACGGTGGCCCTGCAATGTGACGAGTTCATCCCTACAAGACATGACAGGTGCGGGCAAAAGTAAAAGAGACCACTTGTACCCCGTATTACGGAGCGGTAATTTCTGACTACTACTATAGCAGGGCCGTGCAGCGACCAGCATCAACGGCGTACAATCTATGTATGCTCATCACGGTTGGATGGCCCACGCAGTCCGGGTTTTTCCCCCTTGCCATGGTAGGACGTCAAATGCAACATTTTAAGTGTGGTGGCGAATGCTTGTCCAGTGTCGGATGGACCTTGCAGACCGAGATACAACATGAAGACGCATAGGAAGCTGGAATTGGCCCAAATCTGTGCGACAACAGCTTCTGGTGTGAAGACATGTGCATCACAAGCATGCAATTACGGTATGAGGTTAGGCTCTGGCGCTAGGCACTAGGGCAGCGAGGCATCTTGCGCGCTTTAGGATGTGATGATACGCGGGACGCAGATGcggatgacgatggtgatggtgatggtagTAATGACTGTGGTGGATCCGGCATACACAGGtccaatactccgtacacaacATGCCGTCGCAGCACGCCATTCAGGCACAGCGGCAGTCCCATCCTTGCTCCGGGACAATGTGCCATATCGAATGTTTTCGTGTACTATTCGGTGGCGCAACTCGTCACTGCATGTACGAAGACTGGCGCCTGATAACCTAGGTCTCGGTGGTTCCGAACTCGCTCCaagagtcaactggtcttgtATGTAGCAGAGACGGGGTGCtgggaagaaaaagaaacaagaaaataCTTATCAAACGTCGTTCAGGTTTAGCGCCCGAGGTCGAACGCTGGACACGTTAGCCATGTGTGCGGTTCTCAGCATCCAAATGTATGCATGTGCAGTCACATGGAGCACATATCcgcaactacggagtacatacgtatTATTGTATGAGTATTATTCAGCTCTGTACGATTTGTATCATTGCCTTGGCTATGCGCAGTCAGCAACTTTCCGTAGCACAACTGACTACCCTGTACACCGAGGTTCAATCATCCTCAGCATCTACTGCTAGGTACTATCCAGATACTAACATTGTACATGGATGCATACGACCCCGCGCGCTCATCCATGGAAATCGTGCTCAGGGGCGCAGGCGCGAAACAAAACATGGCTTTGGGCAAGGGCAGCATGAAAGGGAAAGACGTGAGACTGCGGGGAGTACTAACGAGTCTGCCCTTGAAACGGCATGGCAAGGGGCAAGTATTGATCCTCACGATGTGTAAGGCTTTGGATCCGATGACTCTAGGAATGCAATATACTGATATGATATACATGGTACTGTAGGCTACTCGAGGGCAAGGCCGTCCGTCCCCCTTGGCCCCCTTGGCTTGAAAAGGACGAAACTTGACGACTGCCACTAATAACTACTCGTagtatacatacatacgtacaaTACTCGACCAGGAGGTACACACATATCAAGACTCCCTCCCAGACAAGGGCAGGCCACGTTGGTGGGACGAGGTGGGTACTCCAATGTCTTGCAATCAGACGAAAGAAGTCACCGGTGACAATCAGGCTGTAGaccaagggaaaaaaaaaaagaattggCCAGGTGTCGGTTGCGTTTTTGGCAAAGTGaagaagggtctggtggaagTGGAAATTGACGACTGTGACCGTGCGAGCCCCAAAACGAGACGGTTGGGCTTTTGACTGCAAGTGGAACACCAGTGACACATGGCTTGTCATGCAGTttggtgtacggagtatttaTTTGTTATTTATTTTTGACTTTGATCAGCTCGGTACTCGATACAGTCCCTTTCCCCCACGGTGCATGCTGGCTTCCTGGCAGCTGATGAGTCGAATCAAATGCCACTCTGTTGGTGCTAGTATTCCCGTGTTGGGACTGCATGCGCGGGCAATGTGACGTACATTACataaagtacctacctacctaggtaggtaggtacctaccaCCTAcctttaagtacttaagtacttgtTGTAGGTAAGTATGTACCTACGTAGGTACACACATGtatgcacatacatacatggtGCCAAAAGACAAGGAAAAGCCACGACAAACAACATGGAGCACCCCGGCTCCGGTTCAATTACCAGACGACGCCTTGACTTGTTCAGTGGCCGTTGGCTGGTGATGGCTGGTGATGGCTGATACTAACATTTGACAGGGGGCCGACAGCCCCGCCCAATTCGTTGTTTCTATCCCATATTCTTTTTTCCATGgaataatactaataatactacaggtacggagtatgtacagtactaccactactactactagtaatacATACCTCCTCTCAATTATCTGGGGCCCGACGCCGCATTGGAGCCCAGGGGCGGACCGCTCGTTCTCTTGGCTTTTCTGCTCTTGGCGCCATCACATCTCACAGAGCAGCGCGGGCGAAATAGCCTGGCTACACGGCGGATCGGAGAGATGTTCAAGACAtggcacatacatacatattttTACTATTACTCGTGGGCTAGCGGTGTTCTGCGCCGGCGGAGATACAATTCGAACCAAATTGTGCAATGTGATGCAACAGTTGCACTACCTTGaaaggtacttaagtacatacgTAAAGTATGGAGATGCATGTGTTTGCTCCGTGGCACAAGGTGCTGTGGGCCTGTCGAGGCGTTTCGTCAATCTGCAAGGCACATGTAGATCCCAAAGCTGATGATAAATGTTCTACTCCACACATGGCATGGAAGACAAGCGAATGAGCCTATCCTGGGCTTCCATGGCTGATACatgagtacatacataagtaGTCACTCGTTTCTGCCAGGGCCATGTGTGTAATGAAATTTTCATGTTGTACATAAACTCTGTCTCATTGATTGGATTCATCCCACGTCCTGCCTTCTTGTCGTCTGTGCGCCTGCATGTGGTTGCTTGATTTGGCAACGCATCGAGCAGGAGCTATGCACTCGGAGTGCCAGGTTTAGCTTGGTTCCGAGACTTGCAATTTCTCGCCTCAGGTTCCGAACCCAACGGAAAACGAGCTCCAAGTGGACATGACCAGCTCCCGAGGCCAATGATGATTGCGTCGGTTCCATGCCTGTTTAAGCCGCACCAAACTTGGCTGCAGCCGCCTCCATGCACGGGTGACCCGTCATGGCCAACGTTATCTGCCGGCAAGCCACCAGTTTGGACTTGCATGGAGTGTGATGAGAGTGTGTGGACGTC is part of the Metarhizium brunneum chromosome 4, complete sequence genome and harbors:
- the CYP52A3-B gene encoding Cytochrome P450 52A3-B, coding for MSIMREIRSAPSWITIVAVGVFAFSLVWIRHKVAGVRIQLAGGTRAPVLAANLLSATKLYIDIGTHQYNNKLAQWCNGILDSKQSNYAEFSLTGKKRVLITREPEQIKAILATKFANFGHGPQWHRLWRPFLGKGIFATDGDDWHRSRGLIRPMFVKDRLRNLVIFDNCTRKLLSTLPPSGTTVDIKDVFYRWTLDTTTEFLLGENTNSLDNPHNEVAEAMSVAQRIQMYIFVLNPIAPLIPKGDYYRSIRKLEEFIEPIIQRAISLPQHELEELSKIDTQYTFLHSIARVTKDPKIIRDEIMSVLLAGRDTTAATLSWAMYEMAYVPETWAKLREEILNELGPHGMPTYETLKNIQYLKNVLNEVLRLHPAVPINMRQALEDTVIPGAPGQPDVALLKGDTVTINTIGMHARKDLYPPISKHFADPAIFSPERWEHWIPTPWTYTPFSGGPRICVGQNFALTEMAFCLVRLAQTYERLEYRGDWHAQRLRADIIGTPALEVPIALFEP
- the ogt gene encoding Methylated-DNA--protein-cysteine methyltransferase; its protein translation is MALYGKRKDGNPAASGAKTSRKKSAMPASTPASMQVQLSRIARSSRTDFEKRVWTALCHIPEGQVTTYGLLSKYLGSSPRAVGNALRRNPFAPEVPCHRVVATGMTLGGFKGKWPRDGEGITLDEKRSLLKGEGIKFDDKGKVLSTPWTGWLQRSA
- the ISA1 gene encoding Iron-sulfur assembly protein 1, translated to MPHGNRSPIRLSMPLSADLEKTIDCFFQQTPREIQHEQPCQSSSTITELISRIQFGPHAAEMNARTLVARVALRQSCHSLRQISARRQFASAYHSYSLPTSTTRNVNRDSIPETPIAPPEALPQVHETRPPPRQATPATPPATPDSKAPAKELAKEPASISKASEPAAQKPRATRPRPKLRPRKAAMKLTPAAVEQLRSMLDQPEPKIIKVGVRNRGCSGLAYHLEYVDKPGTFDEMVEQDGVKVLIDSKALFSIIGTEMDWAEDKLNQRFVFKNPNIKEQCGCGESFMV